The Chryseobacterium nakagawai genome has a segment encoding these proteins:
- a CDS encoding T9SS type A sorting domain-containing protein has protein sequence MKKILLLCLLMVSMILNAQITLGGGSSMVGKVPIDNFWEYSYSQQIFKKQEINTNAAGNITGLKFYVNPNVNIADASDWVVYLGHTSKSEFASESDWVALSDLTEVYAGTISAVNDVVELTFSVPFPYNNTQNLVVAVDENNPEYNYSEDRAFYVHNLNNVPKSAISTVDYFEDCDPADPNEGELLGYRSVISFIGLTPNAVPSCTNLMYPINNAVLVPISPEISWYASSGATSYKISIGTTPGGSNIVNQQIVSTTSFTPSTPLSLNTTYYVRVVAVGAGGESSGCFETKFTTTPPPPSNDECAAAITLTVNPDLSCSAVTAGTTIAATNSGLDTDPCYGAADDDVWYKFTATEASHIISLRNVTSVGSEFDDSAYFQVLSGDCTGLANVLCSSYTGSSVVTGLNVGETYYVRVYSYSEGGEYAQSFNICVGTLPPPPTNDDCATAVTLTVNPSMSCGAVTAGHTLGATDSGVSLDTCSGNPDDDVWFKFTATSAKHVITLSDVVSIGDYNTTDTYFQVFSGDCATGLTNVTCSDPLSKIVDGLTVGTIYYVRVFSYGGTGRAIGFNICVATPPPPPVNDDCSGALIASVFPYSYTQADALGTTNNNGVIDICSDNMNDGTWFTFTGDGTVYDIKVTMPAGIGFDPQIGVYSGTCGNLSCENTVDNAGAGGAETISVSTAAGTVYYVNVGHYDNTDDQAEDVFTITINKESLGTSEVSKAKNEIKVYPNPFADVLNIAKADQVKSVSVTDISGRLVKTIESPSSVLHLGDLKQGLYMLILNMKDGTKQTVKAIKK, from the coding sequence ATGAAGAAAATCTTACTCTTGTGCTTACTGATGGTAAGCATGATTTTAAATGCTCAAATCACCTTAGGTGGAGGAAGCTCAATGGTTGGAAAAGTTCCAATCGATAACTTTTGGGAATACTCCTATTCCCAACAGATATTCAAAAAACAGGAAATTAACACGAATGCTGCGGGAAATATTACGGGACTAAAATTCTATGTGAATCCCAATGTAAATATAGCTGACGCATCAGACTGGGTTGTCTACTTGGGGCATACTTCGAAGTCTGAATTTGCTTCTGAGTCTGATTGGGTTGCTCTTTCAGATCTTACAGAAGTATATGCTGGTACAATCAGTGCTGTAAATGATGTGGTAGAGCTTACATTTTCAGTCCCTTTTCCTTATAACAATACGCAGAATTTAGTAGTTGCAGTTGATGAAAATAATCCGGAATATAATTATTCAGAAGATCGGGCATTTTATGTTCATAATCTTAATAATGTCCCTAAAAGCGCAATTAGTACAGTAGATTATTTCGAAGATTGTGATCCTGCTGATCCTAATGAAGGTGAATTGTTAGGGTATAGATCTGTTATTAGTTTTATAGGGCTTACTCCCAATGCAGTGCCTTCCTGTACTAATTTGATGTACCCTATAAACAATGCAGTGTTAGTTCCTATATCTCCTGAAATTAGTTGGTATGCATCATCCGGGGCTACAAGCTATAAAATCTCCATCGGAACCACTCCGGGAGGATCAAATATTGTGAATCAGCAAATTGTAAGTACTACAAGTTTCACTCCGTCAACTCCTCTTTCTCTTAATACAACTTATTACGTAAGAGTAGTTGCAGTGGGAGCAGGAGGTGAGTCTTCGGGTTGTTTTGAAACAAAATTTACCACTACACCGCCGCCGCCATCTAATGATGAATGTGCTGCTGCTATTACTTTAACGGTGAATCCGGACTTAAGTTGTAGTGCCGTTACTGCAGGAACTACCATTGCTGCAACAAATTCAGGGTTAGATACAGATCCTTGTTATGGAGCTGCAGATGATGATGTATGGTATAAATTTACTGCAACAGAAGCCAGCCATATTATTTCACTTAGAAATGTAACCTCTGTTGGATCAGAATTCGATGATAGTGCTTATTTCCAGGTGTTGAGTGGTGACTGTACAGGTTTAGCAAATGTTTTATGTTCCTCATATACTGGATCAAGTGTTGTTACAGGGCTTAATGTAGGTGAAACTTATTATGTAAGAGTTTACAGTTACAGTGAAGGAGGAGAGTATGCTCAGAGTTTTAATATATGTGTAGGTACATTGCCACCACCTCCAACCAATGATGATTGCGCTACAGCGGTTACATTGACGGTAAATCCAAGTATGAGCTGTGGAGCAGTAACTGCTGGGCATACCCTTGGTGCAACAGATTCTGGTGTATCTCTGGACACTTGTTCAGGTAACCCTGATGATGATGTATGGTTCAAATTTACCGCTACTTCAGCTAAGCATGTTATTACACTGAGTGATGTAGTTTCTATTGGAGATTATAATACCACGGATACTTATTTCCAGGTTTTCAGTGGAGATTGTGCTACCGGATTGACAAATGTTACATGTTCTGATCCCCTATCAAAAATTGTTGATGGGCTTACAGTAGGTACTATTTATTATGTAAGAGTATTTTCTTATGGCGGAACAGGTCGAGCTATAGGCTTTAATATATGTGTAGCAACACCACCTCCACCTCCGGTAAATGATGATTGTTCAGGAGCTTTGATTGCATCAGTATTTCCTTATAGCTATACACAGGCTGATGCATTGGGGACTACTAATAATAATGGTGTGATTGATATTTGTTCAGACAATATGAATGATGGAACATGGTTTACTTTTACAGGAGATGGTACTGTTTATGATATTAAAGTTACGATGCCTGCAGGAATTGGTTTTGACCCTCAGATAGGGGTGTATAGCGGTACATGTGGTAACTTATCCTGTGAAAATACGGTTGATAATGCTGGTGCGGGAGGTGCAGAAACAATTTCGGTATCAACGGCCGCAGGAACTGTATATTATGTGAATGTAGGACATTATGATAATACGGACGATCAGGCAGAGGATGTATTTACCATTACTATTAATAAAGAAAGTCTTGGAACTTCAGAGGTATCTAAAGCTAAGAATGAAATTAAAGTATATCCAAACCCATTTGCTGATGTTCTGAATATTGCAAAAGCAGATCAAGTGAAGTCGGTATCTGTTACAGATATTTCTGGCAGGTTAGTGAAAACGATTGAAAGCCCTTCATCTGTTCTTCATTTAGGAGACTTGAAGCAAGGTCTGTATATGTTGATTTTGAATATGAAAGACGGAACCAAACAAACAGTGAAAGCTATTAAAAAATAA
- a CDS encoding ion transporter gives MEREHNLVPEDRLWKRYLYRIIYRSDTRLGKLFDIILLSLILASTAIIMMESVPQLDKRFHYTFLILEWIISIFFTAEYSMRIAVLKNKKHYIFSFFGIIDFLALVPFYLSFFFPVTKYFLIFRMLRMLRVFRIFNLLDFMNDGYLIVRALKNSSRKIYIFLLFLIIFSVIVGSLMFMVEGGRQGFETIPQSIYWAVVTVTTVGYGDVSPITPLGKFFAVVLMLAGYSIIAVPTGIVTAEMRNKRQNLEKVCDRCGNEDIDDDARYCKQCGKKLA, from the coding sequence ATGGAAAGAGAGCATAATCTTGTTCCTGAAGATAGACTTTGGAAAAGATACCTTTACCGGATAATTTATCGCTCTGATACCAGGCTCGGAAAACTGTTTGATATCATCTTATTATCTTTAATTCTTGCAAGTACCGCCATTATTATGATGGAAAGTGTCCCTCAGCTTGATAAAAGATTTCATTATACATTCCTGATTCTTGAATGGATTATTTCTATTTTTTTTACTGCAGAATACTCAATGCGGATTGCTGTATTAAAAAATAAAAAGCATTACATCTTCAGTTTCTTCGGAATCATAGACTTCCTTGCTTTAGTTCCGTTTTATTTAAGTTTCTTCTTTCCTGTTACCAAATATTTTCTGATCTTCAGAATGCTGAGAATGTTGAGAGTTTTTAGAATTTTCAATTTGCTGGATTTCATGAATGATGGATATCTTATTGTAAGGGCTTTAAAAAACAGCTCAAGAAAAATTTACATATTCCTTCTGTTTCTGATTATATTTTCAGTGATCGTAGGTTCTCTCATGTTTATGGTGGAAGGTGGCCGACAGGGGTTTGAAACTATCCCACAATCCATTTACTGGGCAGTTGTAACCGTGACTACCGTAGGATATGGGGATGTCTCCCCTATCACTCCGCTGGGAAAGTTTTTTGCAGTCGTTCTCATGCTGGCAGGTTATTCTATTATTGCTGTTCCTACGGGAATTGTAACAGCAGAAATGCGAAACAAAAGACAAAATCTGGAAAAGGTATGTGACCGTTGTGGTAATGAAGATATTGATGACGATGCAAGGTATTGCAAGCAGTGTGGCAAGAAATTAGCTTGA
- a CDS encoding Nif3-like dinuclear metal center hexameric protein: protein MTIRKVIAEIDKLIPLQQAEGFDNVGLLCGVPDRDVSGILVCHDALENVVDEAIKKNCNLIVCFHPIIFSGLKSLTGKNYVERTVLKAIENKIAIYAIHTAFDNDFFGVNHGICSQLGLNNMKILQPKENNLKQLTVFVPKDYSEKVKEAMFSAGAGSIGFYDECSFTVNGNGTFRPVEGSNPFSGQQNIRENADEDMISVIFETYKEGQIIGAMKTAHPYEEVAHQVYSLDNKNHHAGLGMYGELEEEMDEKDFLGFVKEKFGLDIIKHSAFNNKKIKRVGVLGGSGASGIRSAISKKCDAYLTGDLKYHDYFLAESKMLICDIGHYESEQFVSQQLFEILSQKFSTFAISKSIEKTNPVNYFI, encoded by the coding sequence ATGACAATAAGAAAAGTAATTGCAGAAATAGATAAACTCATTCCTTTACAGCAAGCGGAAGGCTTTGATAACGTAGGTTTGTTATGTGGTGTTCCCGATCGTGATGTTTCCGGAATTTTGGTTTGCCATGACGCATTGGAAAATGTGGTAGATGAAGCTATTAAGAAAAACTGTAATCTGATTGTATGTTTTCATCCTATTATATTTTCTGGGTTGAAATCTTTAACTGGGAAAAATTACGTAGAAAGAACTGTTTTGAAAGCTATTGAAAATAAAATTGCTATTTATGCCATTCATACAGCTTTTGATAACGACTTCTTTGGGGTGAATCATGGAATTTGCAGTCAATTGGGTTTGAATAATATGAAAATTCTTCAGCCTAAAGAAAATAACTTAAAGCAATTGACGGTTTTTGTCCCTAAAGATTATTCTGAAAAAGTAAAAGAAGCAATGTTTTCTGCAGGAGCTGGCAGCATAGGATTTTATGATGAGTGTAGTTTTACAGTCAATGGGAATGGAACATTCAGGCCTGTTGAAGGATCAAATCCATTTTCCGGACAGCAGAATATCCGGGAAAATGCTGATGAAGATATGATCTCTGTAATTTTTGAAACTTATAAAGAAGGTCAGATCATTGGAGCAATGAAGACGGCACACCCTTACGAAGAAGTGGCACATCAGGTTTATAGCTTAGATAATAAAAATCATCATGCCGGACTCGGAATGTATGGTGAACTGGAAGAAGAAATGGATGAAAAAGATTTCTTAGGATTTGTGAAAGAAAAATTCGGGCTTGACATCATAAAACATTCTGCTTTTAATAACAAAAAAATTAAAAGAGTAGGAGTGCTTGGAGGTTCCGGAGCCAGTGGAATACGTTCTGCAATTTCCAAAAAATGTGATGCTTATCTTACCGGAGATCTTAAATATCATGACTATTTTTTAGCAGAGTCTAAAATGCTGATTTGTGATATAGGACATTATGAATCAGAACAATTTGTAAGTCAACAATTATTTGAAATTTTGTCACAAAAATTTAGTACATTTGCAATTTCAAAATCTATTGAAAAAACAAACCCAGTAAATTATTTCATTTAA
- a CDS encoding zinc ribbon domain-containing protein: MAKTNDISVEEKLRALYDLQIIDSRLDEIRNTRGELPIEVEDLEIEIEGLEKRAEKFHADIKDQDDQIKTKHEVINHAKTLIEKYKSQQDNVRNNKEFEALGKEMEFQDLEIQLAEKRIKEFGAKIAHKNETLSELTSKIDDLKKHLKFKKEELEGLISETQKEEEYLIEQSKEFAGKIDERLLASYNRIRTSSINGLAVVGLERGAPKGSFFTIPPQKQMEIAQRKKIIIDEHSGKILVDDELVMEENDRMKSVIKF, from the coding sequence ATGGCAAAAACCAACGATATTTCAGTTGAAGAAAAATTAAGAGCTTTATACGATTTACAGATCATTGATTCAAGATTGGATGAAATCCGAAATACTAGAGGAGAATTGCCAATTGAAGTTGAAGATCTTGAAATCGAGATTGAAGGTCTTGAAAAGAGAGCTGAAAAATTTCATGCAGACATCAAAGATCAGGACGATCAGATTAAAACAAAGCATGAAGTTATTAACCATGCAAAAACTTTAATTGAGAAATACAAATCTCAGCAGGATAATGTAAGAAACAATAAAGAGTTTGAAGCATTAGGGAAAGAAATGGAATTCCAGGATTTGGAAATTCAGCTTGCTGAAAAAAGAATTAAAGAATTCGGGGCTAAAATTGCTCACAAAAACGAAACTTTAAGCGAATTAACTTCAAAGATCGACGATTTAAAAAAACACTTGAAATTCAAGAAAGAAGAATTAGAAGGGTTGATCTCTGAAACTCAGAAAGAAGAAGAATATCTTATTGAGCAATCTAAAGAATTTGCAGGAAAAATTGATGAGAGATTATTAGCTTCTTACAACAGAATCAGAACAAGCTCTATTAACGGTCTTGCTGTAGTAGGATTAGAGAGAGGAGCTCCAAAAGGATCTTTCTTCACTATTCCACCACAAAAGCAAATGGAAATTGCTCAGAGAAAGAAAATCATTATTGATGAGCACTCTGGAAAAATCCTTGTTGATGATGAGTTGGTAATGGAAGAAAACGATAGAATGAAATCTGTAATTAAATTCTAA